The following are encoded in a window of Microbacterium sp. LWO13-1.2 genomic DNA:
- the ettA gene encoding energy-dependent translational throttle protein EttA — protein sequence MAEYIYSMVRARKAVGEKLILDDVTMAFLPGAKIGMVGPNGAGKSTILKIMAGLDTPSNGEAKLSPGFTVGILMQEPELDESKTVLENIQEGIAIKAKLDRFNEISALMADPDADFDALLAEMGTLQEEIDAADGWDLDSQLDQAMDALRTPPGDAAIAPLSGGEKRRVALAKLLLQKPDLLLLDEPTNHLDAESVLWLEQHLQAYKGAVIAITHDRYFLDHVAEWIAEVDRGRLIGYEGNYSTYLEKKGERLEVQGKKDAKLAKRLKEELEWVRSSAKGRQTKSKARLARYEEMATEAERTRKLDFDEIQIPAGPRLGGIVIEAKKLKKGFDGRSLIDGLSFSLPPNGIVGVIGPNGVGKTTLFKTIVGLEPLDGGDLKIGETVKISYVDQSRSNIDPNKTLWEVVSDGLDYITVGKTEIPSRAYVSKFGFKGPDQQKKAGVLSGGERNRLNLALTLKEGGNLLLLDEPTNDLDVETLSSLENALLEFPGCAVVITHDRWFLDRIATHILAYEGTDENPDQWYWFEGNFDAYEQNKVERLGADAAKPHRSTHRKLTRD from the coding sequence GTGGCAGAGTACATCTACTCCATGGTCCGTGCCCGCAAGGCGGTGGGCGAGAAGCTCATCCTCGATGACGTGACGATGGCGTTCCTCCCCGGCGCGAAGATCGGCATGGTCGGCCCGAACGGCGCCGGTAAGTCGACGATCCTGAAGATCATGGCGGGCCTCGACACCCCCTCCAACGGCGAGGCGAAGCTCTCACCGGGATTCACCGTCGGCATCCTGATGCAGGAGCCCGAACTCGATGAGTCCAAGACGGTGCTCGAGAACATCCAGGAGGGCATCGCGATCAAGGCGAAGCTCGACCGCTTCAACGAGATCTCCGCGCTGATGGCCGACCCCGACGCCGATTTCGATGCGCTCCTCGCCGAGATGGGCACGCTCCAGGAAGAGATCGACGCCGCAGACGGCTGGGATCTCGATTCGCAGCTCGACCAGGCCATGGATGCCCTGCGCACTCCGCCAGGAGATGCCGCCATCGCGCCGCTCTCCGGTGGTGAGAAGCGCCGCGTCGCCCTTGCCAAGCTGCTGCTGCAGAAGCCTGACCTCCTACTCCTCGACGAGCCCACCAACCACCTCGACGCGGAGAGCGTGCTCTGGCTCGAGCAGCACCTGCAGGCCTACAAGGGCGCTGTGATCGCGATCACCCACGACCGGTACTTCCTCGACCACGTGGCCGAATGGATCGCTGAGGTCGACCGCGGCCGCCTCATCGGCTACGAGGGCAACTACTCGACCTACCTGGAGAAGAAGGGCGAACGCCTCGAGGTCCAGGGCAAGAAGGACGCCAAGCTCGCGAAGCGCCTCAAGGAAGAGCTGGAGTGGGTGCGCTCCAGCGCGAAGGGCCGCCAGACCAAGTCCAAGGCGCGCCTCGCGCGCTACGAGGAGATGGCAACCGAGGCCGAGCGGACGAGGAAGCTCGACTTCGACGAGATCCAGATTCCCGCCGGTCCGCGACTGGGCGGCATCGTCATCGAGGCGAAGAAGCTGAAGAAGGGCTTCGACGGCCGCTCGCTCATCGACGGCCTCAGCTTCAGCCTGCCGCCGAACGGCATCGTCGGCGTCATCGGTCCGAACGGCGTCGGAAAGACCACGCTCTTCAAGACGATCGTCGGCCTGGAACCGCTCGATGGCGGTGACCTCAAGATCGGCGAGACCGTCAAGATCAGCTACGTCGACCAGTCGCGCTCGAACATCGACCCCAACAAGACGCTGTGGGAGGTCGTGTCCGACGGGCTGGACTACATCACGGTCGGCAAGACCGAGATCCCGTCGCGCGCTTATGTCTCGAAGTTCGGTTTCAAGGGACCGGACCAGCAGAAGAAGGCCGGTGTCCTCTCCGGTGGTGAGCGCAACCGTCTGAACCTCGCCCTCACGCTCAAGGAGGGCGGCAACCTGCTGCTGCTCGATGAGCCGACGAACGACCTCGACGTCGAGACGCTGAGCTCGTTGGAGAACGCGCTGCTCGAGTTCCCCGGCTGTGCAGTGGTCATCACCCACGACCGGTGGTTCCTCGACCGCATCGCCACCCACATCCTCGCCTACGAGGGCACCGACGAGAACCCCGACCAGTGGTACTGGTTCGAGGGGAACTTCGACGCGTACGAGCAGAACAAGGTCGAGCGTCTCGGAGCGGATGCGGCCAAGCCGCACCGCTCGACCCACCGCAAGCTGACCCGTGACTGA
- the orn gene encoding oligoribonuclease, protein MVSASENDRLVWIDCEMTGLDLQVDELVEIAVVITDFELEPIDPGFQIVIKPSDAALENMNDFVTKMHESSGLIEEIPLGVSLADAEAQTLAYIKRFVPLERKAPLAGNTIGTDRMFLAKYMPQIDNWLHYRNVDVSSIKELSRRWYPRVFFQAPTKDGGHRALADILESIRELRYYREAVFVAEPGPSSDQARDIASRTVSEFAPNV, encoded by the coding sequence ATGGTATCTGCGTCCGAAAATGATCGACTCGTCTGGATCGACTGCGAGATGACGGGCCTCGATCTTCAGGTCGATGAGCTCGTCGAGATCGCGGTGGTCATCACCGATTTCGAGCTCGAGCCGATCGATCCGGGGTTCCAGATCGTGATCAAACCGAGCGACGCGGCGCTTGAGAACATGAACGACTTCGTGACGAAGATGCATGAATCGTCCGGCCTGATCGAGGAGATTCCGCTCGGCGTCTCCCTCGCCGATGCCGAGGCGCAGACCCTCGCCTATATCAAGCGATTCGTTCCGTTGGAGCGCAAAGCTCCGCTCGCCGGCAACACGATCGGCACCGACCGGATGTTCCTCGCGAAGTACATGCCGCAGATCGACAATTGGCTGCACTACCGCAACGTCGACGTCTCCAGCATCAAGGAACTCTCCCGACGCTGGTATCCGCGCGTGTTCTTCCAGGCCCCGACGAAAGACGGCGGCCACCGCGCCCTCGCCGACATCCTCGAGTCGATCAGAGAGCTGCGCTACTACCGCGAAGCCGTCTTCGTCGCCGAACCCGGACCCTCCAGCGATCAGGCTCGCGACATCGCATCGCGCACCGTGTCGGAGTTCGCCCCGAACGTGTAA
- a CDS encoding DUF2017 family protein: MTDRSVHLSIARLEGVQLSRLVVDFGELVGVARDTSDPAIGRLTPNAYPEDAEASLAFADSTRDDILDRRAADAATVRSALDGFDVAVEALTEEQALAHREVIIPDADIDAWLRTLTALRLVIASRLEITDDDQYDPEDPRYDVYAWLGYRLEGLIQAADDRD; this comes from the coding sequence GTGACGGACCGATCCGTGCACCTGTCCATCGCCCGGCTCGAGGGGGTCCAGCTCTCCCGACTCGTCGTTGACTTCGGCGAACTCGTCGGCGTCGCCCGCGACACGAGCGATCCGGCTATCGGCCGCCTGACCCCGAACGCCTATCCGGAAGATGCCGAGGCATCACTCGCCTTCGCCGATAGCACCCGAGACGACATCCTCGATCGCAGGGCCGCAGATGCGGCGACAGTCCGGTCGGCGCTCGACGGATTCGACGTCGCCGTGGAAGCGCTCACCGAGGAACAGGCGCTCGCTCATCGAGAAGTCATCATCCCCGATGCCGATATCGACGCCTGGCTGCGCACGCTCACCGCGCTCCGCCTCGTGATCGCGTCCCGCCTCGAGATCACGGACGATGATCAGTACGATCCGGAGGACCCGCGATACGACGTCTACGCCTGGCTCGGGTATCGGCTGGAAGGCCTGATCCAGGCAGCGGACGACCGCGACTGA
- a CDS encoding metallopeptidase family protein codes for MDMDAAAFEELVIDELDRLPDDMVDGLENVVFVVEDRPEDGSLDLLGLYDGLALTERTQYGMGELPDRIIVYRESHLAACDDEDHLRDEVHTTLVHEIAHFYGIDDDQLHELGWA; via the coding sequence ATGGACATGGACGCTGCAGCCTTCGAAGAACTCGTCATCGACGAGCTCGACCGCCTGCCCGACGACATGGTGGACGGGCTCGAGAATGTCGTATTCGTCGTCGAGGATCGGCCAGAGGACGGCAGCCTCGACCTTCTCGGTCTCTACGACGGCCTGGCTCTCACCGAACGCACCCAGTACGGGATGGGCGAACTTCCCGACCGCATCATCGTGTACCGGGAGTCTCACCTGGCGGCGTGCGACGACGAAGATCATCTCCGCGACGAAGTGCACACCACACTGGTGCACGAGATCGCGCATTTCTACGGCATCGACGACGATCAGCTGCATGAATTGGGATGGGCATGA
- a CDS encoding acyl-CoA thioesterase II, translating to MSPDTHARKTVDRLLDVLDLDFTQARTTEDIFTGTSHPMPTGRIYGGQVLAQSLIAAERTLPENRTVHSMHGYFLRPGDSSQGITIAVDRIHDGRSFSTRRSQAYQNGVPIFSMIASFQDDDPGIEHAVPMPEGVPSPDSLSPDEDRDAGLPEAVVWMLRERAADIRHVDSPLYLPSDDERVPHQGVWMRMRAALPDDPALHRAALAYLSDMTIQESILRAHGVYWSLPGLKVASLDHAMWWHRPARVDEWLLYVQESPNAKGGRGLATGRIYTEDGALVASVAQEIMVRVPEAP from the coding sequence ATGAGCCCGGACACGCACGCGAGGAAGACCGTCGATCGCCTGCTGGACGTGCTTGATCTGGACTTCACCCAGGCCCGCACCACTGAAGACATCTTCACCGGCACGTCGCACCCGATGCCGACCGGTCGCATCTACGGCGGCCAGGTGCTCGCACAGAGCCTCATCGCCGCGGAGCGCACGCTTCCCGAGAACCGAACCGTGCACTCGATGCACGGTTACTTCCTGCGACCGGGCGATTCCTCGCAGGGCATCACCATTGCGGTCGACCGGATTCACGACGGTCGTTCGTTCTCGACACGGCGCTCGCAGGCCTATCAGAACGGCGTTCCGATCTTCTCGATGATCGCTTCTTTCCAGGACGACGATCCCGGTATCGAGCACGCGGTGCCGATGCCGGAGGGCGTGCCGTCTCCGGACTCCCTCTCCCCCGATGAGGATCGTGACGCCGGCCTCCCGGAAGCGGTGGTCTGGATGCTTCGGGAGCGGGCAGCCGACATCCGGCACGTCGATTCGCCTCTCTACCTTCCGAGCGACGACGAACGTGTGCCGCACCAGGGGGTCTGGATGCGGATGCGGGCGGCTCTTCCCGACGATCCGGCACTTCACCGGGCGGCCCTGGCGTACTTGAGCGACATGACCATTCAGGAGTCGATCCTGCGCGCGCATGGCGTCTACTGGTCGCTGCCCGGCCTCAAGGTGGCGAGTCTCGACCACGCCATGTGGTGGCACCGTCCGGCGCGCGTCGACGAATGGCTGCTCTACGTGCAGGAATCTCCGAACGCCAAAGGCGGGCGCGGTCTCGCGACGGGGCGGATCTACACCGAAGACGGCGCACTTGTCGCGAGTGTCGCCCAGGAGATCATGGTGCGGGTACCCGAGGCCCCCTGA
- the dinB gene encoding DNA polymerase IV: MGHGDGRGRIVSSDGADDSGTRILHVDMDAFYAAVEVLDDPSLRGLPLIIGAPDGRSVVSSASYEARRYGVHAAMPVSQALRLCPSARIVLPHFHRYQEVSRQVMAIFESFTPLVEPLSVDEAFLDVQGVRRLWGSPARIAQLIRERVQAEVGITCSVGVAATKHVAKMASTIAKPDGMLVVSAADTLEFLAPRPVRAMWGVGPKAAEALEGRGIRTIGDIREAPQEMLDRAVGAALSARLTQLARGEDARLIETERVEKSVGHEETFDQDIIDRVFLRAELLRLADRVAARLRRAGWETGTVAIKIRFDDFRTLSRSQTLPEPTAVGQRIGEAAQALFEQIERRDPVRLVGVRAENLRPAGGGRLGLWDDDADWRRVEGAVDDAVARFGNSTITRARHVGRGEGRGAARHPKAHGLD; this comes from the coding sequence ATGGGACACGGTGACGGCAGAGGGCGCATCGTCTCTTCCGACGGTGCCGATGACAGCGGCACCCGCATCCTCCATGTCGACATGGACGCGTTCTACGCAGCCGTCGAGGTGCTCGATGATCCATCCCTGCGGGGCCTGCCGCTGATCATCGGCGCTCCGGATGGACGCTCCGTCGTTTCCAGCGCCTCCTACGAGGCTCGGCGCTACGGTGTGCACGCGGCGATGCCGGTGTCTCAGGCTCTGCGGTTGTGTCCGTCGGCCCGCATCGTCCTGCCGCATTTCCACCGGTATCAGGAGGTCTCCCGTCAGGTGATGGCGATTTTCGAATCGTTCACGCCGCTCGTCGAGCCCTTGTCCGTGGACGAGGCGTTCCTCGACGTGCAGGGGGTGCGCAGACTGTGGGGGAGCCCCGCACGTATCGCCCAGCTCATCCGGGAGCGCGTGCAGGCAGAGGTGGGGATCACCTGCAGCGTCGGGGTCGCGGCGACGAAGCATGTGGCGAAGATGGCGTCCACGATCGCCAAGCCGGACGGCATGCTGGTGGTTTCTGCCGCCGACACCCTGGAGTTCCTGGCGCCCCGCCCGGTGCGGGCGATGTGGGGCGTGGGTCCTAAGGCGGCGGAGGCGCTGGAGGGACGCGGCATCCGTACCATCGGCGACATCCGTGAGGCGCCTCAGGAGATGCTCGATCGCGCGGTGGGCGCAGCACTGAGTGCGCGTCTGACCCAGTTGGCGCGTGGCGAAGACGCGCGACTCATCGAGACGGAGCGCGTGGAGAAGAGCGTCGGGCACGAGGAGACCTTCGATCAGGACATCATCGACCGGGTGTTCCTCCGCGCCGAGCTGCTGCGGCTTGCCGATCGCGTCGCGGCGCGGCTGCGACGCGCGGGCTGGGAGACGGGAACGGTGGCGATCAAGATCCGTTTCGACGACTTCCGCACACTGAGCAGGTCTCAGACCCTCCCAGAGCCCACCGCCGTGGGTCAGCGGATCGGCGAGGCCGCCCAGGCGCTCTTCGAGCAGATCGAACGCCGCGATCCGGTCCGTCTCGTCGGTGTGCGGGCCGAGAATCTCCGCCCGGCCGGTGGTGGGCGGTTGGGTCTCTGGGATGACGACGCGGACTGGCGGCGCGTCGAGGGTGCCGTCGATGACGCCGTCGCGCGTTTCGGCAATTCCACGATCACGAGGGCTCGGCACGTCGGCCGTGGTGAAGGCCGCGGTGCAGCTCGGCATCCGAAAGCCCACGGATTGGATTGA
- the gatA gene encoding Asp-tRNA(Asn)/Glu-tRNA(Gln) amidotransferase subunit GatA, whose translation MSDIIRLTAAELADKLASREISSVEATQAHLDRIAAVDGDVHAFLHINAHALDAAAAVDAQRAAGEKLGPIAGVPLAIKDVLVTTDQPTTSGSRILEGYRSPYDATVVARSRAAGLIPLGKTNMDEFAMGSSTEHSAYGPTRNPWDLDRIPGGSGGGSAAAVAAFEAPLALGSDTGGSIRQPAHVTGTVGVKPTYGGVSRYGAIALASSLDQVGPVTRTVLDAGLLHDAIGGHDPKDSTSLRDVWPSFAEAAREGARGDVLKGLKVGVIRELPDSGFQPGVAASFRASLALMEAQGAEIVEIGAPHFEFGVAAYYLILPAEASSNLAKFDSVRFGLRVTPDGNPTVEDVMSATRDAGFGDEVKRRIILGTYALSAGYYDAYYGSAQKVRTLIQQDFANAFADVDVIATPSAPTTAFKIGEQIDDPLKMYLNDITTIPVNLAGVPGISIPSGLASEDGLPVGIQFIAPAREDARLYKVGAALEAVLLDSWGGPLLDRAPQLMGGTR comes from the coding sequence GTGAGCGACATCATCCGCCTGACCGCAGCCGAGCTCGCCGACAAGCTCGCCTCGCGTGAGATCTCCAGTGTCGAGGCGACGCAGGCGCACCTCGACCGCATCGCCGCGGTAGATGGCGACGTCCATGCGTTCCTGCACATCAACGCACACGCGCTCGACGCTGCAGCCGCCGTCGACGCACAGCGCGCAGCCGGCGAGAAGCTCGGCCCCATCGCCGGTGTCCCGCTCGCGATCAAGGACGTCCTGGTCACGACGGATCAGCCGACGACCAGTGGCTCCCGGATCCTCGAGGGCTATCGCTCGCCGTACGACGCCACCGTCGTCGCGCGTTCCCGTGCCGCCGGACTCATTCCGCTCGGCAAGACGAACATGGACGAATTCGCGATGGGCTCGTCCACCGAGCACTCGGCGTACGGCCCCACACGCAACCCCTGGGATCTCGACCGGATTCCCGGCGGTTCCGGCGGCGGTTCCGCAGCGGCAGTCGCCGCGTTCGAGGCACCGCTCGCGCTCGGTTCGGACACCGGCGGATCGATCCGTCAGCCGGCGCACGTGACCGGAACCGTGGGCGTGAAGCCCACCTACGGCGGTGTCAGCCGCTACGGCGCCATCGCACTCGCATCCAGCCTCGACCAGGTCGGACCCGTGACCCGCACGGTGCTCGACGCCGGACTCCTGCACGATGCGATCGGCGGACACGACCCCAAGGACTCGACCTCGCTGCGCGACGTCTGGCCGTCATTCGCGGAGGCCGCCCGCGAGGGCGCTCGCGGCGACGTGCTCAAGGGCCTCAAGGTCGGCGTCATCCGCGAGCTGCCGGACAGCGGGTTCCAGCCCGGTGTTGCGGCATCCTTCCGCGCATCCCTCGCGCTGATGGAGGCGCAAGGAGCCGAGATCGTCGAGATCGGAGCCCCGCACTTCGAATTCGGCGTTGCCGCGTACTACCTGATCCTCCCGGCGGAGGCCTCCAGCAACCTGGCGAAGTTCGATTCCGTTCGATTCGGGCTGCGCGTCACGCCCGACGGCAACCCCACGGTCGAAGACGTCATGTCGGCAACCCGCGACGCCGGATTCGGCGACGAGGTCAAGCGCCGCATCATCCTCGGCACTTATGCGCTGTCGGCCGGCTATTACGACGCCTACTACGGCAGCGCGCAGAAGGTGCGGACGCTCATCCAGCAGGACTTCGCGAACGCGTTCGCCGATGTTGACGTCATCGCGACGCCCTCGGCACCGACCACGGCGTTCAAGATCGGTGAGCAGATCGACGACCCGCTGAAGATGTACCTGAACGACATCACGACGATTCCGGTGAACCTCGCCGGTGTTCCCGGCATCTCGATTCCTTCGGGCCTCGCCTCTGAGGACGGTCTGCCCGTCGGTATCCAGTTCATCGCTCCGGCACGCGAGGACGCCCGCCTGTACAAGGTCGGCGCCGCGCTCGAAGCAGTACTGCTCGACTCCTGGGGCGGGCCGCTCCTGGATCGTGCACCCCAGCTCATGGGAGGAACCCGCTGA
- the ssb gene encoding single-stranded DNA-binding protein, whose protein sequence is MTDTLTIVGNVATDPVLGRTPSGIPVTNFRVASSQRRFDNATQQWVETSTNWYSIAAFRQLAEHAKASLRSGDSVIVTGRLKIRNWEANGKHGTSVDIDADTIGHDLRWGTAAYARAARSTPVENREPIGVDAADGPEEAATDVDPDEAMALSAAVWTAPDAAPELADADTTPF, encoded by the coding sequence ATGACTGACACTTTGACGATCGTGGGCAACGTCGCCACCGATCCGGTGCTGGGGCGCACGCCCAGTGGCATCCCCGTGACGAACTTCCGCGTCGCGAGTTCCCAGCGACGGTTCGACAACGCGACTCAGCAATGGGTCGAGACCAGCACGAACTGGTACTCGATCGCGGCCTTCCGTCAGCTGGCGGAGCACGCGAAGGCGTCGCTGCGCTCCGGGGACAGCGTGATCGTGACCGGACGCCTGAAGATCCGCAACTGGGAGGCCAACGGCAAGCACGGAACAAGCGTCGATATCGACGCCGACACCATCGGCCACGACCTGCGCTGGGGGACCGCCGCGTATGCTCGCGCCGCGCGTTCCACGCCTGTCGAAAACAGGGAGCCGATCGGCGTCGACGCGGCGGACGGACCGGAAGAAGCCGCGACCGACGTCGATCCGGACGAGGCGATGGCGCTCAGCGCTGCCGTGTGGACGGCTCCGGACGCGGCGCCGGAACTGGCGGATGCCGATACGACACCCTTCTGA
- a CDS encoding LysE family transporter has translation MSLTVWLSLLTACVVISFTPGAGAINTMSNALNQGWRRSIWGVIGQQLALVVHVVIVAAGVGLIVSSSEILFNAIRYAGAAYLVYLGIRLILARPVVPDDDEAAVLVTREGRWSMIRRGFWVNLLNPKAIVFFLAFIPQFVRLDEPPLPQYLALISTVIIVDVIVMWGFFATAARPFRRLTRSPRGQRTLNSVFGALFIAVAALLVFMH, from the coding sequence GTGTCGTTGACGGTCTGGCTCTCCCTGCTCACCGCCTGTGTGGTCATCAGCTTCACTCCCGGCGCCGGTGCGATCAACACGATGTCGAATGCCCTCAACCAGGGCTGGCGTCGCTCGATCTGGGGTGTCATCGGACAGCAACTCGCACTCGTCGTGCACGTCGTGATCGTCGCCGCCGGCGTCGGCCTCATCGTCTCCAGCTCCGAGATCCTGTTCAATGCGATCCGCTACGCGGGTGCCGCCTATCTGGTGTACCTCGGCATCCGGCTCATCCTCGCCCGCCCGGTCGTCCCCGACGACGACGAGGCTGCGGTGCTCGTCACCCGGGAAGGCCGCTGGTCGATGATCCGACGCGGATTCTGGGTGAATCTCCTCAATCCCAAGGCGATCGTGTTCTTCCTCGCCTTCATCCCGCAGTTCGTCCGACTGGATGAACCGCCTCTCCCCCAGTACCTCGCGCTGATCAGCACCGTGATCATCGTCGACGTGATCGTGATGTGGGGTTTCTTCGCCACGGCTGCCCGACCATTCCGCCGCCTCACACGATCCCCCCGGGGTCAGCGAACGCTCAACAGCGTGTTCGGCGCCCTGTTCATCGCCGTCGCCGCATTGCTCGTCTTCATGCACTGA
- a CDS encoding thioesterase family protein, protein MTDPQPSAASPEAVRLHIPIHLRWGDLDAFNHVNNTSMLKLLEEARVRAFWRAGPGEEAPSTAVLDSGIDEGILTLIARQEIEYLAPVPYQRHPLEVQMWFGKLGGSSIEVCYEVHNDPSFAERIVYARSTAVIVLVDAGTGRPTRLSEEMRDAWEPFLGPSIAYNRR, encoded by the coding sequence GTGACTGACCCGCAGCCAAGTGCAGCCTCGCCGGAAGCGGTCAGGCTGCACATCCCCATCCACCTGCGCTGGGGCGATCTCGACGCGTTCAACCACGTCAACAACACCTCGATGCTCAAGTTGCTCGAGGAGGCACGCGTACGTGCGTTCTGGCGGGCCGGTCCCGGCGAGGAAGCACCGTCGACGGCAGTGCTGGACTCCGGCATCGACGAAGGCATCCTGACTCTGATCGCGCGCCAGGAGATCGAGTATCTGGCACCGGTGCCCTACCAGCGGCATCCGCTCGAAGTGCAGATGTGGTTCGGCAAGCTCGGCGGGTCCAGTATCGAGGTCTGCTACGAGGTGCATAACGATCCGTCCTTCGCTGAACGAATCGTCTATGCGCGCTCCACGGCGGTCATCGTGCTCGTGGACGCCGGAACCGGTCGGCCGACGCGCCTGAGCGAGGAGATGCGAGACGCCTGGGAGCCGTTCCTCGGGCCGTCGATCGCGTACAACCGACGCTGA
- the clpS gene encoding ATP-dependent Clp protease adapter ClpS gives MGMSLPLITPDLAETTDLFAAPMEPWQVVVWNDPVNLMSYVVRVFRTYFGYSADRATALMLAVHNDGHAIVATGPRETMEVHAQAMHDYGLWATVRKAPL, from the coding sequence ATGGGCATGAGCCTGCCGCTGATCACGCCGGATCTGGCCGAAACCACCGATCTCTTCGCCGCGCCGATGGAGCCCTGGCAGGTCGTCGTGTGGAACGACCCCGTGAATCTGATGAGCTATGTCGTCCGCGTGTTCCGGACGTACTTCGGATACTCCGCTGATCGGGCGACCGCGCTCATGCTGGCGGTGCACAATGACGGGCACGCCATCGTCGCGACCGGCCCGCGAGAGACCATGGAGGTGCACGCCCAGGCGATGCACGACTACGGCCTGTGGGCGACTGTTCGAAAGGCCCCGCTGTGA
- the gatB gene encoding Asp-tRNA(Asn)/Glu-tRNA(Gln) amidotransferase subunit GatB has protein sequence MAAAKLMDFDKALELFEPVLGFEVHVELNTNTKMFSDAPNPANELYHAAEPNTLIAPVDLGLPGSLPVVNETAIRSSISLGLALGCSIAESSRFARKNYFYPDLGKNYQISQYDEPIAFEGSVEVELEDGTIVQIPIERAHMEEDAGKLTHMGGATGRIQGAEYSLVDYNRAGVPLVEIVTKTIFGTEHRAPEVAKAYVATIRDIVRSLGISEARLERGNLRCDANVSLRPRAAEGEQPAPLGTRTETKNVNSMRSVERAVRYEIQRQAQILADGGTITQETRHWHEDTGATSPGRPKSDADDYRYFPEPDLLPVQPAAELIEELRAQLPEQPVARRRRLMTEWGFTDLEFQDVRNGGLLDVVEATIASGATPAAARKWWTGEISRLANAQERDAAELVGPADVAALQKLVEAGTLTDKLARQVLEGVIAGEGTPQEVVDARGLAVVSDDGALIAAIDEALASQPDVMAKIRDGKVQAAGAVIGAVMKAMKGQADAARVRELVLARASETEA, from the coding sequence ATGGCTGCCGCCAAGCTCATGGACTTCGACAAGGCGCTCGAGCTGTTCGAGCCGGTACTCGGCTTCGAGGTGCACGTCGAACTCAACACGAACACGAAGATGTTCTCGGATGCGCCGAACCCGGCCAACGAGCTCTACCACGCGGCCGAGCCGAACACGCTCATCGCGCCGGTCGACCTCGGCCTTCCCGGCTCGCTGCCAGTCGTGAATGAGACGGCGATCCGCTCGTCGATCAGCCTCGGTCTCGCCCTCGGCTGCTCGATCGCCGAATCGAGCCGCTTCGCGCGGAAGAACTACTTCTACCCCGACCTGGGCAAGAACTACCAGATCTCGCAGTACGACGAGCCCATCGCATTCGAGGGGTCGGTCGAGGTGGAGCTCGAGGACGGCACGATCGTGCAGATCCCGATCGAGCGCGCGCACATGGAGGAGGACGCCGGCAAGCTCACCCACATGGGTGGAGCGACCGGCCGGATCCAGGGCGCCGAATACTCGCTCGTCGACTACAACCGTGCCGGCGTGCCGCTCGTCGAGATCGTCACGAAGACGATCTTCGGCACGGAGCACCGCGCTCCAGAGGTCGCGAAGGCGTACGTCGCGACGATCCGTGACATCGTCCGAAGCCTCGGCATCTCGGAGGCCCGTCTCGAGCGTGGCAACCTGCGCTGCGACGCGAACGTGTCACTGCGTCCGCGCGCCGCGGAAGGCGAGCAGCCGGCCCCGCTCGGCACCCGCACCGAGACGAAGAACGTCAACTCGATGCGCTCGGTCGAACGTGCCGTCAGGTATGAGATCCAGCGCCAGGCGCAGATCCTCGCCGACGGGGGGACGATCACGCAGGAGACGCGGCACTGGCACGAGGACACCGGTGCGACGTCGCCGGGGCGTCCGAAGTCGGATGCCGACGACTATCGCTATTTCCCGGAGCCCGACCTGCTGCCCGTGCAGCCGGCTGCCGAACTGATCGAGGAGCTGCGCGCGCAACTGCCGGAGCAGCCCGTCGCCCGTCGGCGTCGTCTGATGACCGAGTGGGGCTTCACGGATCTCGAGTTCCAGGACGTCCGCAACGGAGGCCTGCTCGACGTCGTCGAGGCGACGATCGCCTCGGGCGCGACTCCGGCAGCTGCCCGTAAGTGGTGGACCGGCGAGATCTCGCGCCTGGCGAATGCCCAGGAGCGGGATGCCGCCGAGTTGGTCGGTCCTGCTGATGTCGCTGCTCTTCAGAAGCTCGTCGAGGCAGGCACCCTGACCGACAAGCTCGCCCGCCAGGTTCTCGAGGGTGTCATCGCCGGCGAAGGGACGCCGCAGGAGGTCGTCGACGCGCGCGGTCTCGCGGTCGTCTCCGACGATGGCGCGCTGATCGCTGCGATCGACGAGGCGCTGGCCAGCCAGCCGGATGTCATGGCGAAGATCCGGGACGGCAAGGTGCAGGCGGCCGGCGCTGTCATCGGCGCGGTCATGAAGGCGATGAAGGGCCAAGCGGACGCCGCTCGCGTGCGCGAACTCGTTCTCGCTCGCGCCAGCGAGACCGAGGCGTAG